From the genome of Heptranchias perlo isolate sHepPer1 unplaced genomic scaffold, sHepPer1.hap1 HAP1_SCAFFOLD_968, whole genome shotgun sequence:
AGCACAGGGCATTGAGAAAATCTTTTAATAACCAAAGAATACACAGGCCCAGCGCAGAGCTGGGCACCTCAGTGCTGCACACAACCCCAGAACCCCGGCCATGTGAGCACACCACAGTCAAACAGCTGCCACTTGCATTCCACACTTTGACTTGGACTGAAGACAACAGAGCAGCTCGCCCCTGGAGACACCATGTAAGGCAGTCTGTgggcggagagtgagagacaggcccAACCCCTCAGTAGACGGGGCAGTGGATCAACCCGTGCGGTGAGCGCCGCCTCTTCACAGCACACTATTCATGCTGCACTCGATCCAAAGCAATGTAAAAGCTCTTCTTGTCATCCAGACAATGCCAGCCGATGGGGCCGATCTCacagtcagcacagaccaggtactTGATGTTGTTCACATTCTTCGTGAAGCCGACATTCTCAAAGATGTACATGTCATCGACGAACCAGTGCTCCTGTAGCACGTCCCCTTCTACAGAGCCACCCTCGCTGCCCAGTGCTACCTTCTGCCTCTTGGATGGAAGGAAGATCTGCAAGATAAACCACAGCAGTCAACCGCATGGCTAATCAGTGCTGGCTCcaccatggatttgtgaagggtaggtcatgtcatgTTGAATTTTTGAGGTGGTCACTAACATGGTgaacaggggagtgtctatggacattgtctttatggacttccagaaggcatttgataagggtccacacaagagattattagtaaAAATGAGAGCATGTGGAATTGGAGGGAACCTTATGACATGGGTTAGAAATTTGttagaaggtaggagacagattggggataaagggaatgtgctCTGATTGGTGGGgtgtgacaagtgatgttccccagggatctgtactggggcctcagcttttattaatgacttagaagaaggaatagagagttgtatatttaATGGACGTAGACAGaattgtgaaatgggcagacagatggcagatgaaatttaacagagaagtgtgaagtgatacattttggtaggaagaatgaggaggcgcaaaataaactaaatggtacaattttaaagggggagcaggaacagagagacctgggggtgtatgtacacaaatctttgaaggtggcaggtcagattgagaaggctgttaaaaaaagatgggatcctgggctttataaatagagtccaaaagcaaggaagttctgctaaacatttataaaacactggttaggcctcagctggagtattgtgttcagttctgagcaccacactttaggaaagatgtcaaggtcttagagagggtgcagaggagatttactagaatggtaccagggatgagggacttcagttatgtggagagactggagaagctgggattgttctccttagaacagag
Proteins encoded in this window:
- the rabif gene encoding guanine nucleotide exchange factor MSS4 — its product is MEPGESGGSSGVAADRPGPGKEDGLASSSSSLVSAKGTNAKAVVCERCGSRVLSPGTARYRRREIFLPSKRQKVALGSEGGSVEGDVLQEHWFVDDMYIFENVGFTKNVNNIKYLVCADCEIGPIGWHCLDDKKSFYIALDRVQHE